A single genomic interval of Rosistilla ulvae harbors:
- the eboE gene encoding metabolite traffic protein EboE: MTSQWMTGYCTNVHAGTDIAQIRNNLDRIAVPVREQLRTPSMGVGLWIPAEAASELASPNAAADFAVWLADRQLIPFTINGFPYGNFHQPIVKHRVYLPTWWEAARRDYTLQLAEILHRILPADLPGSISTLPLGWGEPLPSRDQMQQAAANLQQVAKRLEQIEQESGRRIVIAIEPEPGCAIDTTDDMIGFFDEYLPAANLRRYLTVCHDICHAAVMCEEQSVVLQRYADAGIGIGKVQVSSAIEVPWHAMDADAQRAAIEQLSGFAEDRYLHQTTVVSESGEQHLVEDLPELLGRADPVHDHSWRIHFHVPIYLDRFGQLHATQQAVVDCIAALSTTKGLDFSGHLEAETYAWGVLPNELKVDNLADGIAHEMRWLQEQIGS; the protein is encoded by the coding sequence GTGACAAGCCAGTGGATGACCGGTTACTGCACCAACGTGCATGCCGGAACCGATATTGCCCAGATTCGCAATAACCTCGATCGGATTGCGGTCCCCGTGCGGGAGCAATTACGAACGCCATCGATGGGCGTTGGGCTGTGGATTCCCGCCGAAGCGGCATCGGAACTGGCGTCCCCCAACGCCGCCGCTGACTTCGCCGTGTGGCTGGCCGATCGCCAACTGATCCCTTTTACGATCAATGGCTTTCCCTACGGTAACTTTCATCAACCGATCGTCAAACATCGTGTCTATCTACCGACATGGTGGGAAGCCGCGCGCCGCGACTACACGCTGCAACTGGCTGAGATCTTGCACCGAATTCTTCCCGCGGATCTGCCCGGTTCGATCAGCACATTGCCGTTGGGTTGGGGAGAACCGCTGCCCAGCCGAGACCAGATGCAACAGGCGGCCGCAAATCTGCAGCAGGTCGCCAAGCGATTGGAACAGATCGAACAGGAATCCGGCCGGCGGATCGTGATCGCGATCGAACCCGAACCGGGCTGTGCGATCGACACGACCGACGACATGATCGGGTTCTTCGACGAATATTTGCCGGCCGCGAACCTGCGGCGTTACCTAACCGTCTGTCATGACATCTGCCATGCGGCAGTGATGTGCGAAGAACAATCGGTCGTCCTCCAACGCTACGCCGACGCGGGGATTGGGATCGGCAAGGTGCAAGTATCCAGTGCGATCGAAGTTCCCTGGCATGCGATGGACGCCGATGCGCAGCGAGCCGCGATCGAGCAATTGTCTGGTTTTGCCGAGGATCGCTACCTGCACCAAACGACGGTCGTATCGGAATCTGGCGAGCAGCATCTGGTGGAGGATCTCCCCGAGCTGCTCGGTCGGGCCGATCCGGTTCACGATCACAGCTGGCGGATTCATTTTCACGTGCCGATCTACCTGGATCGCTTCGGCCAATTGCACGCCACACAGCAGGCAGTGGTCGATTGCATCGCAGCGCTGTCGACAACGAAGGGGCTCGATTTTTCTGGGCACTTGGAAGCGGAAACGTACGCATGGGGCGTTCTCCCCAACGAGCTGAAGGTAGATAATTTGGCCGATGGCATTGCTCATGAAATGCGTTGGCTTCAGGAACAGATTGGGAGTTAG
- a CDS encoding cold-shock protein, with product MSQGTIKKITDKGFGFIDGERGDIFFHHSAVTEGNFESLREGQNVEYTEGSGPKGPRAENVRVSE from the coding sequence GTGTCGCAAGGAACGATTAAGAAAATTACGGACAAGGGTTTTGGCTTCATCGATGGCGAGCGTGGAGATATTTTCTTCCACCACTCCGCCGTTACTGAGGGCAACTTCGAAAGCCTTCGAGAAGGCCAGAATGTTGAATACACCGAAGGAAGCGGCCCTAAGGGTCCGCGTGCCGAGAACGTTCGCGTTAGCGAATAG
- a CDS encoding PVC-type heme-binding CxxCH protein: MPHRDLRYCFLSWIVSLAVCCGGPVFAVKPPQVLDPDWQIELLLSESDLVTPTGCCVDPDGNLMVIECHTHFPPENYRGPKTDRIYRIDDSDGDGVPDRKRLFYEQGQATMAMVALTDGWFAVATRSEVVRIRDSDGDRVADQREVLLQQKTTATYPHNGLSGLAVGPDGWLYVGQGENLGEPYELIATDGSRQRGEGEGGNIFRCTFDGRNLQRVATGFWNPFGITLDPAGRLWTVGNDPDAMPPCRLIHVVKGADYGFQFRFGRAGTHPLQAWNGELPGTLPMAAGTGEAPCDVIAYGDRLWVTSWGDNRIERYRPQPQGATWTSETEVFVQGDASFRPVAMATAADGSVYITDWADRSYPVHGKGRVWRLSRKAAVSGDAASFPALTAAETEAERIEQGGETTVADRLKALQSDDAFLRQAALFGLVQSGQLADIDREALPSTQQREGLLTAWRWQQLTEPASVTPQQRDALLTWGLSDTSTDVANTALRWATEQQCKHHLPAIRQLLRRDAISPQLFSAVVASIAYLENGSAARGVRDPAREKLLLEFAGDSSAPVALRAMAIEMLPSESKQPKAVELGRWIVAADDRDFGLQGVRMLAARGGDADFAQLAKLATTERVDLETRADAIAGLARNAGPHAVVLNKMSLPRQPEVLRREALRVLKQSRQDYGAALPNRDDLDRWNELVGSGGDPEAGRRVFFRTACVNCHSHRGRGATTGPDLTSLSGQMTPRRVLESILHPSKEVGPLYVPWQVVTIDGRVLTGLKLDKAGAGNSLRLQGADGLIFEVPLADIDTQLPIQQSIMPTGLEGTMSVEELRDLIAFLVQPTT, translated from the coding sequence ATGCCCCATCGAGACCTACGGTATTGTTTTCTTTCATGGATCGTATCGCTGGCAGTTTGCTGTGGCGGTCCGGTGTTTGCCGTCAAACCGCCGCAGGTGCTCGATCCCGATTGGCAGATCGAGTTGTTATTGTCCGAATCCGATCTGGTCACTCCAACAGGTTGTTGTGTCGATCCCGATGGCAATCTGATGGTGATCGAATGCCACACTCATTTTCCTCCCGAAAATTATCGAGGGCCCAAGACCGACCGGATTTACCGGATCGATGACAGCGATGGAGATGGAGTGCCCGATCGGAAGCGTTTGTTCTACGAACAGGGGCAAGCCACGATGGCGATGGTGGCGCTGACCGATGGTTGGTTTGCGGTCGCCACGCGTAGCGAAGTTGTGCGGATCCGGGACAGCGATGGCGATCGCGTTGCCGATCAGCGCGAGGTGCTGCTGCAGCAAAAAACGACAGCAACCTACCCTCACAACGGACTCTCGGGATTGGCGGTTGGCCCCGATGGTTGGCTTTACGTCGGCCAAGGGGAGAATCTTGGCGAACCCTACGAATTGATCGCAACCGATGGATCGCGACAGCGCGGCGAGGGCGAAGGGGGGAACATTTTTCGCTGCACTTTCGATGGACGTAATTTGCAACGCGTCGCCACCGGATTCTGGAATCCGTTTGGGATCACGTTGGATCCCGCCGGGCGGTTGTGGACCGTTGGTAACGACCCCGATGCGATGCCTCCCTGCCGGTTGATTCATGTTGTGAAGGGAGCCGATTACGGATTCCAGTTCCGTTTCGGCCGTGCCGGGACTCATCCGTTGCAAGCTTGGAATGGCGAGCTGCCGGGCACGTTGCCGATGGCTGCTGGAACGGGTGAGGCCCCCTGCGATGTGATCGCTTATGGGGATCGATTGTGGGTAACCAGCTGGGGAGACAATCGCATCGAACGCTATCGACCTCAGCCGCAGGGAGCGACTTGGACAAGCGAAACCGAAGTGTTTGTACAAGGCGACGCAAGCTTTCGTCCCGTCGCCATGGCAACCGCCGCCGACGGATCGGTCTACATCACCGATTGGGCCGACCGGAGCTACCCGGTGCACGGCAAAGGACGCGTCTGGCGACTGAGTCGCAAGGCAGCAGTCTCAGGTGACGCCGCCTCATTTCCCGCGTTGACCGCTGCCGAAACCGAGGCGGAACGGATCGAACAGGGGGGCGAGACAACCGTCGCCGACCGCTTGAAGGCTCTCCAAAGCGACGACGCGTTCCTTCGTCAGGCGGCGCTGTTTGGGCTGGTGCAATCGGGACAATTGGCTGACATCGATCGCGAAGCGTTGCCATCGACGCAGCAGCGTGAAGGGTTGCTCACCGCCTGGCGTTGGCAGCAACTGACTGAACCTGCAAGCGTCACTCCGCAGCAGCGCGACGCACTTCTGACTTGGGGATTGAGCGACACGTCGACGGATGTTGCCAACACCGCGCTGCGATGGGCGACCGAACAACAGTGCAAGCATCACTTGCCAGCAATCCGCCAATTGCTGCGACGCGACGCGATCTCGCCGCAGCTGTTTTCTGCGGTGGTTGCATCGATCGCCTATCTCGAAAACGGGTCGGCGGCGCGCGGCGTTCGCGATCCTGCACGAGAGAAGTTGCTGCTGGAGTTCGCTGGCGATTCCAGCGCGCCGGTGGCGCTGCGAGCGATGGCGATCGAGATGTTGCCAAGCGAGTCGAAACAGCCGAAGGCGGTAGAACTGGGCCGCTGGATCGTTGCAGCCGACGATCGGGACTTCGGACTTCAGGGCGTCAGAATGCTGGCCGCTCGTGGCGGTGACGCCGACTTTGCTCAGCTGGCGAAATTGGCCACAACCGAGCGCGTCGATCTGGAAACTCGCGCCGATGCGATCGCGGGGTTGGCGAGAAATGCGGGGCCACACGCGGTGGTCTTAAACAAGATGTCGTTGCCGCGTCAGCCGGAAGTGTTGCGTCGCGAAGCACTGCGAGTGCTGAAACAATCTCGACAAGACTATGGGGCTGCGTTGCCCAACCGCGACGATCTCGATCGCTGGAACGAATTGGTTGGCAGCGGAGGCGATCCCGAAGCGGGGCGGCGAGTTTTCTTTCGCACTGCCTGCGTCAATTGCCATTCGCACCGTGGCCGCGGCGCAACGACTGGCCCCGATTTAACCAGCTTGTCTGGGCAGATGACGCCGCGTCGTGTACTCGAGTCGATTCTGCATCCGAGCAAAGAAGTGGGACCGCTGTACGTTCCCTGGCAGGTCGTCACGATCGACGGTCGCGTGCTGACCGGTCTGAAGTTAGATAAAGCCGGCGCGGGGAACAGCTTGCGTTTGCAAGGTGCCGATGGGCTGATCTTTGAAGTCCCGCTGGCCGATATCGACACCCAGTTGCCGATCCAGCAATCGATCATGCCGACGGGTTTGGAGGGGACGATGAGCGTGGAAGAGCTACGCGATCTGATTGCATTTCTGGTGCAACCGACAACTTAA
- the nqrM gene encoding (Na+)-NQR maturation NqrM has protein sequence MDILANSIGIVAQSAEVASEAGSGSHVAVIVGITLGAFLLVCLGMAVGVMFGRRPISGSCGGLGNVTNESGEKSCALCQNPSEACKELRNRMTPAEEALEHEAAT, from the coding sequence ATGGATATTCTCGCAAACTCGATCGGCATCGTCGCACAATCCGCAGAAGTCGCTAGCGAAGCGGGATCGGGCTCGCACGTGGCCGTGATCGTCGGCATCACTTTGGGTGCCTTTCTGTTGGTCTGCCTGGGGATGGCGGTCGGCGTGATGTTTGGCCGGCGACCGATCAGCGGCAGCTGTGGCGGGCTGGGGAACGTCACCAACGAATCGGGGGAGAAGAGTTGTGCGTTGTGCCAAAACCCGAGCGAAGCATGCAAAGAGCTTCGCAATCGGATGACTCCCGCCGAGGAAGCTTTGGAGCACGAAGCGGCGACTTAA
- a CDS encoding esterase/lipase family protein has product MRREVRDISTDSNRKLAIGLVAALCLLWLPGCATTSYIQKRNTRENPLTASLALVSNRGPHESQRTSQLLERYDLSDQYKKDPNAALLSLSTQDERSQESERLYAVAELAYIQGQQAKHDGKAVEALHYFQSALASSYAYLFSPMVADNRNPYDPQFRGACDLYNQALEDTLRLLHADGQLQPGKTYQLSSGDKHFTIKTRLDDHWDKQDFAEFDHFEFASDYEIKTLNNRHTTYGLGVPLIAIRKQANNAAPMEKYYPDMLSFACTALLQCSWNGEVGPDGKPAPQCELVFYNPMRRSRTEFAGRNIPLETDITTPLAYFLDNKQFHDKDIATLGLLKPTKVQNKQGLFMLEAYDPKRIPVTMVHGLWSSPMTWMDMFNDLRSFPEVRERYQFWFYLYPTGQPFWISAVQMRKDMKDLQETIDQQYHGHDAKTMEQMVLVGHSMGGLVSRLQTLDSGNDFWKIVSEKSIDELNASDEDQARLASTLFFRPNPSVSRVITIGTPHHGSDYSNSTTQWLGRRFIKLPAFLTNISTRLIRDNPDYFRDTQLLTTNTSIDSLAPDSPIFPVMMRAQKKSPVKYHNVVGLVSSKSLIGRIKTDSDGVVERESAELPDAVSQIFVEAQHTEIHTKPAAILEVRRILMEHAKEIDSRDRVASVPYPRSAVEPVSVTLSDSIGPEDAPLEIAIPLVPDGQEEPAMMR; this is encoded by the coding sequence ATGCGGCGAGAAGTCAGGGATATTTCGACCGATTCGAATCGCAAGCTTGCGATCGGGCTGGTCGCTGCGCTCTGCCTGCTGTGGCTGCCCGGATGTGCCACGACCAGCTATATCCAAAAACGGAACACGCGCGAGAATCCGCTGACCGCTTCGCTGGCGCTCGTCTCCAATCGCGGACCCCACGAATCGCAGCGAACCAGCCAATTGCTGGAACGCTACGATCTGAGCGACCAGTACAAAAAAGATCCCAACGCGGCGCTACTGTCGCTGAGCACTCAAGACGAACGATCGCAAGAGAGCGAGCGTTTGTATGCAGTCGCCGAATTGGCTTACATCCAAGGCCAGCAGGCCAAGCACGATGGGAAAGCTGTCGAGGCGTTGCACTACTTCCAGAGTGCGTTGGCAAGCAGTTATGCCTATCTGTTCTCGCCGATGGTCGCCGACAATCGCAATCCCTACGATCCCCAGTTCCGCGGCGCGTGCGATCTCTACAACCAAGCCCTCGAAGATACGCTGCGGTTGTTGCACGCCGATGGCCAGTTGCAGCCGGGGAAGACGTATCAGTTGAGTTCGGGTGACAAGCATTTCACGATCAAGACGCGGCTGGACGACCATTGGGACAAGCAGGACTTTGCCGAGTTCGATCACTTTGAATTCGCTAGCGATTACGAGATCAAAACACTCAACAACCGCCACACCACGTATGGCTTGGGCGTGCCGTTGATCGCCATTCGGAAGCAAGCGAACAACGCCGCACCGATGGAAAAGTATTATCCCGACATGCTCAGCTTCGCCTGCACGGCGCTGCTGCAGTGCAGTTGGAACGGAGAAGTGGGGCCCGATGGCAAGCCCGCACCGCAGTGCGAACTGGTTTTCTACAACCCGATGCGGCGATCCCGCACCGAGTTTGCCGGGCGAAACATTCCGCTTGAAACCGATATCACGACGCCGTTGGCTTACTTTCTGGACAACAAACAGTTCCACGACAAAGACATCGCCACCTTGGGGCTGCTGAAGCCGACCAAGGTGCAGAACAAACAGGGGCTGTTCATGCTCGAAGCCTACGATCCCAAGCGGATTCCGGTGACGATGGTGCATGGACTGTGGTCGAGTCCGATGACGTGGATGGACATGTTCAACGACTTGCGCAGCTTTCCCGAGGTCCGAGAACGCTACCAATTCTGGTTCTATCTGTATCCGACAGGGCAGCCGTTTTGGATCAGCGCCGTGCAGATGCGGAAGGACATGAAAGATCTGCAGGAGACGATCGATCAGCAGTATCACGGCCACGATGCCAAGACGATGGAGCAGATGGTGCTGGTCGGGCACAGCATGGGCGGGCTGGTCAGCAGGCTGCAGACGCTCGATAGCGGCAACGATTTCTGGAAGATCGTCAGCGAGAAATCGATCGACGAATTAAATGCCAGCGACGAGGATCAGGCTCGCCTGGCGAGCACGCTCTTCTTCCGTCCCAACCCGTCGGTCAGCCGCGTGATCACGATCGGAACGCCGCATCATGGGAGCGATTATTCCAACAGTACAACACAGTGGCTGGGGCGGCGGTTCATCAAACTGCCCGCCTTCTTGACCAACATCAGCACGCGCTTGATCCGCGACAATCCCGATTACTTCCGCGACACTCAATTGCTGACGACCAACACCTCGATCGATTCATTGGCTCCCGATTCGCCGATCTTCCCGGTGATGATGCGAGCCCAGAAGAAGTCGCCGGTGAAGTATCACAACGTCGTCGGATTGGTCTCCAGCAAAAGCCTGATCGGCCGAATCAAGACGGACAGCGATGGCGTCGTGGAGCGCGAGAGCGCCGAACTGCCCGATGCCGTTTCGCAGATCTTTGTCGAAGCCCAGCACACCGAGATTCACACCAAACCGGCGGCGATTTTGGAAGTCCGCCGGATCTTGATGGAACACGCCAAAGAGATCGATTCGCGCGACCGCGTCGCCAGCGTCCCCTATCCAAGAAGCGCTGTCGAACCGGTTAGCGTGACCTTGTCCGATTCGATCGGCCCCGAAGATGCACCACTTGAGATAGCGATACCGCTGGTTCCCGATGGCCAAGAAGAACCGGCGATGATGCGTTAA
- a CDS encoding DEAD/DEAH box helicase, producing the protein MIKDLFKLAQGREPWPWQLSGVEEIIANYERGKSVCLQSPTGGGKSKMMWALTNWATQNRMRAGILTNRNSLCTQLSKDMSEAGIDHGMVASQHRKKFDLSKAVQLMMVQSEIAQSKRRAPAQLDVLLVDEAHMFQSGKFRELVQYHKDNGAYVVQVSATPVGLFKTCSDIIIAGTNSELREHGAHVPCLVRAPSEIDCDKVKRTATGEFIIGDKTRTIWNQQIVGHVYDEWREVNPRQEPSIIFGPDCPSALWLAKEFENRGVRVAYVDSSCVYWDGQERRDPKGELREMIFDMVRNGEIPALFNRFVCREGLDFPNLRHVSLATPIGSLKSYVQTVGRLLRYSKETPDVVHLSDHGGNWRRHGSPNADRDWEVLFRITEQELYKKQKADEDNPDSENYKQTTCPECKRVRENGPRCPDPPFGCGHECTTRQKFVIQADGSLKTVTEKKLESKEAIRKRQSQRNWDSLFWPQRKGHARGLTFWSLRQIYNRRVGCFPPDNLKHMPKDWEKHGGEKILTCDKEHLRW; encoded by the coding sequence GTGATTAAAGATTTGTTCAAGCTTGCCCAGGGGCGCGAGCCATGGCCGTGGCAACTCTCCGGCGTTGAGGAAATCATCGCAAACTACGAGCGTGGCAAGTCCGTTTGTCTCCAGAGCCCTACTGGTGGCGGCAAGAGCAAAATGATGTGGGCTCTCACCAACTGGGCCACGCAGAACCGAATGAGAGCTGGCATCCTGACCAATCGCAACAGCCTATGCACCCAGCTCAGCAAGGACATGTCTGAGGCTGGGATCGACCACGGCATGGTTGCCTCACAGCACCGCAAGAAGTTCGACCTATCCAAAGCCGTGCAACTGATGATGGTGCAGTCTGAGATTGCACAAAGCAAGCGCCGGGCACCAGCGCAACTTGACGTGCTGCTTGTTGATGAGGCACACATGTTCCAGTCTGGCAAGTTCCGTGAACTGGTTCAGTACCACAAAGACAACGGTGCCTACGTTGTTCAAGTGTCAGCAACCCCGGTTGGGCTGTTCAAGACGTGCAGCGACATCATCATCGCAGGGACCAACTCTGAACTGCGCGAGCATGGTGCCCATGTGCCATGCTTGGTGCGGGCTCCTAGTGAGATCGACTGCGACAAGGTCAAGCGAACTGCGACCGGTGAGTTCATTATCGGCGACAAGACCCGAACAATCTGGAACCAACAGATCGTTGGGCATGTCTACGACGAGTGGCGCGAGGTCAATCCTAGGCAGGAACCGTCCATCATCTTCGGTCCTGACTGTCCTTCAGCGTTGTGGTTGGCCAAGGAATTTGAGAACAGAGGTGTGCGTGTAGCATACGTCGACTCCTCCTGCGTCTACTGGGACGGCCAAGAACGCCGAGACCCAAAGGGCGAACTGCGAGAGATGATCTTCGACATGGTTCGCAATGGCGAGATCCCCGCACTGTTCAATCGGTTTGTATGTCGCGAGGGGCTGGACTTCCCGAACCTGCGGCACGTCAGCCTTGCAACACCCATTGGCTCGCTGAAGTCCTACGTGCAAACCGTTGGTCGACTGCTGCGGTACTCGAAGGAAACCCCTGACGTTGTTCACCTGTCAGACCATGGTGGCAACTGGCGACGACATGGTTCGCCGAATGCTGACCGTGACTGGGAAGTCTTGTTCCGCATAACAGAGCAAGAGCTTTACAAGAAGCAGAAAGCCGACGAGGACAATCCAGACAGTGAGAACTATAAGCAAACCACGTGTCCTGAATGCAAAAGAGTCCGGGAGAATGGCCCTCGATGTCCTGATCCACCCTTCGGCTGCGGGCATGAATGCACGACTCGGCAGAAGTTTGTCATCCAGGCAGACGGATCGCTGAAGACCGTGACTGAGAAGAAGTTAGAGTCGAAGGAAGCGATACGAAAGAGGCAGTCGCAGAGGAACTGGGATAGCCTGTTCTGGCCGCAACGAAAGGGCCACGCAAGAGGCCTTACGTTCTGGTCTCTTCGGCAGATCTACAACAGGAGAGTCGGGTGTTTCCCGCCTGACAACCTGAAGCACATGCCCAAGGACTGGGAAAAGCATGGTGGCGAGAAGATTTTAACGTGCGACAAGGAGCACTTGAGGTGGTAA
- a CDS encoding thioredoxin family protein, protein MNKIMGIGLLALIVYYGYNHYSSDGLAGITGGYSDAAFEKQIEGPGLVIVKFGAPWCGPCRMIDEQLEHVTGNVEVVKINIDRNRELASKFKVSGIPHTVIFRDGKPLGQFTGYRDAKAISSWARQFGSEVAPVQNASSGGSALQPNGIKTNPYAT, encoded by the coding sequence ATGAACAAGATCATGGGCATCGGGCTGCTTGCGCTCATCGTCTACTACGGCTACAACCACTACTCCAGCGACGGATTGGCTGGAATCACGGGCGGGTATTCCGACGCAGCTTTCGAGAAACAGATCGAAGGGCCCGGCTTGGTGATCGTGAAGTTTGGGGCGCCGTGGTGTGGTCCCTGTCGGATGATCGACGAGCAATTGGAGCATGTCACCGGCAACGTCGAAGTGGTTAAGATCAATATCGACCGCAATCGCGAACTGGCTAGCAAATTCAAGGTCTCGGGGATCCCGCACACGGTTATCTTCCGCGACGGCAAACCGCTGGGGCAGTTCACAGGATATCGCGACGCCAAAGCGATCTCATCATGGGCTCGCCAGTTCGGATCAGAAGTCGCCCCGGTGCAAAACGCATCGTCCGGCGGATCGGCGCTGCAACCCAACGGCATCAAGACCAATCCCTACGCGACCTAG